In a single window of the Drosophila albomicans strain 15112-1751.03 chromosome 3, ASM965048v2, whole genome shotgun sequence genome:
- the LOC117569457 gene encoding uncharacterized protein LOC117569457, translated as MSKLIRKFLSQTKDLTNWKYLIKSNFNLVNSLDLKLEELRLERSQLEARSKTLLQKQRSTECMLTDLTRSIKQLEYDIVQMQKQKAQNIASAPEEEEIRESRRASNSQRKG; from the exons ATGTCAAAGTTAATTCGAAAATTTCTAAGCCAAACCAAAGATCTTacaaattg GAAATACTtgataaaaagtaattttaatttggtcAACAGTCTGGATCTAAAATTGGAAGAGCTGCGTTtg GAGCGTTCTCAGCTGGAAGCGCGCTCCAAGACGCTGTTGCAAAAGCAGCGATCCACAGAATGCATGTTGACAGATTTAACGCGCAGCATCAAACAACTTGAATACGACATTGTACagatgcaaaaacaaaaagcacaaaatattGCTTCTGCGCCTGAGGAGGAGGAGATCAGAGAGTCACGACGCGCATCCAACAGTCAGCGAAAGGGATAG